The Streptomyces capitiformicae genome contains the following window.
GCCCGGCCGCAGGTGCAGGGTGCGGATGAGGAACAGCGGGCCGAGGGTCTCCACCATGATCACGAAGAAGTTGGCGGTGCCGTTGAACGCCACCGAGTTGCGCAGGATGGGGTATCGCGGGTCACGTAGGTGAGCCCTGCACGGATCTGCGACCGCAGGGTGGGACGGCGACCGGGTTCGTTCCGTGTTCGGCGCGGTTCGCGGGTACGGATCGCCGTCAGCGAGCCCGCTGACACCGCGAAGGAGAGCGCGTCGACCGTCATCGCCCCCGCGGGGCCGACCAGCGTCACCAGCCCCGCGCCCGCCCCGGGCCCGGCGATCTGTGCGACCGACTGAGAGGCGGCGAGCTTGCTGTTGCCGTCCATGAGTTGATCGCGATCGAGCAGCACCGGCAGGTAACTCTGGTACGCCACCGTGAAGAACACGGACAGCACGCTGGAGACCAGTGCCACGGCATAGAGCTGAGCGAGCGTCAGCGCATCGACGGCGTGGGCCAGCGGCACCGAACCGATCACCAGGAGCAACGCGAGGTTGCACCAGATCATCAGCCGGCGTTTGGCGACCCGGTCCACGATCGCCCCGGCCGGCAGCGCGACGAGCAGATACGCACTGGTCTCCGCCGCGGCCAACAGACCGACCTGGAACGCGGAGGCGTCCAGCAGCACGAGGGCGACCAACGGCAGCGCGAGAACGGTGATGTCCGAGCCCATCTCGCTGACCGTCTGGCCACCCCATAACAGCCGGAACTCCCGATGGCGCCAGACGGAGGATCGTTCACCTGCGTCAATCATCCGCCCAATGGTGTCATCGGCCGCCTCTCCTGGCCAGACGACGACACCGGGTGACAGCCGAGACGACAGCGGTGTCCCCGAGTGCCTGTCTGCGGTCGGCCCACGCGCCCCGTGCCGTCGCGAGCGCGCGGTCGCCGCAGTCGCGCAGGTGGCGGCGGGACAGCTTGGCGCGTTGGCCGCCGCCTGTGATCAGGGCGTTGACCGAGGCCATCGGGTCGCCGCCGGCCGTGCGGGCCACCAGCGCCCCGACCACCAGGGGGAGCAGCGCCACCGCGAGGGCCGAACCGGTGGCGGTGGCCGTGGCGGTGACGTTCCGGAGGGGTCGGAGCCGCGTGGTGTGCGTGTTCATGACGACAGTCCATCAGCGGACGGAGGGGCGGGGTATCGGACTACATACTCAGTCGTTCCGTCCGGAGTACTCAGGCCACCACTACAGCCTCCCGTTCTCCCGTGTCCCGGTGGATCGGTGTGCCCGAGCCGGTCAGCGGCAGGCCGGTCCCGCCCCGCCGGGTCGCGACGATCTCCGCCGCGATGGACACAGCGGTCTCCTCGGGGGTGTGGGCACCGAGATCCAGGCCGATCGGAGACCTGAGTCTGGCCAACTCCCCTTCCGTCACGCCGACTTCGCGGAGCCGGCGCTCGCGGTCGGCGTGGGTGCGGCGTGAGCCCATCGCACCGATGTAGGCGACCGGCAGCCGCAGGGCCTCCGTCAGCAGGGGTACGTCGAACTTGGCGTCGTGGGTCAGGACGCACAGGACGGTGCGCTCATCGGTCGCCGTCCGCCCCAGATACCGGTGCGGCCAGTCGATCACGATGTCGTCGGCCTCGGGAAGGCGGGCCCGGGTGGCGAAGACGGGCCGGGCGTCGCACACGGTGACGTGGTAGCCGAGGAACTTGCCGGCCCGTACCAGTGCCGCCGCGAAGTCGATCGCGCCGAAGACGATCATGCGGGGCGGTGGGACGGACGACTCGACGAGCAGGGTGAGGCCGCCGGGGCAGTGCGACCCTCCCCCGGACTCCGTCCGGGGGGACCCCCAACTCGCTCCGCTCGCCGAGAGTTCCACGGTGCCGGTGCGGCCTCCCTCCAGCATGGCCCGGGCTTCGGCCGCCGCCGTCCGGTCGCGGTCCGAGTGGCTGCCGAGTCCACCTTCGTACGCCCCGTCAGGATGGACGAGCAGGGCCCGGCCGAGCAGGTCGGCGGGGCCCCGGACGACCCGGGCCAGAGCGACCGGCCCGCCCCCGGCGGCGGCCGACAGCGCCGACCGGAGCACCGGGGCTTCCGCGGTGACCGGGGTGACCGGGGTGATCAGGATGTCGATCACCCCGCCACAGGTCAGGCCGACTGCGAAGGCGTCCTCGTCGCTGTAGCCGAAGCGCCGCAGTACGGTCCCGCCGTCCGCCAGCGACTGTTGGCACAGCTCGTACACCGCGCCCTCCACGCACCCGCCGGAGACCGAGCCGATGACCGTGCCCTCGCTGTCGACGGCGAGGGCGGCACCGGGCGCGCGCGGGGCGCTGCCGCTGACCGTCACGACGGTGGCGACGGCGAACGTTCGGCCCTCCTCCATCCATCGGTTCAACTCGGCCGCGATGTCAAGCACTTGGCTCTCCCGCCAGCAGGACACGGTCGGGCCGGATCGGCAGATGGCGGTGGCGTACGCCGGTCGCGTGCCAGACCGCGTTGGCGATCGCCGCCGCTGCCCCCACGATGCCGATCTCGCCGATGCCCCTGATGCCGATCGGGTCGTCCGGGTCGGGGTCGTCGATCCAGTCCGCCTCGACGGCGGGGACGTCGGCGTGCGCGGCGACGTGGTAGCCGGCCAGGTCGGCGCCGTAGTGTCCGCCCGTGGCGCGGTCCCGTACCGCTTCCTCGTGCAGGGCCATGGAGATGCCCCAGGTCATGCCGCCGACGAACTGGCTGCGCGCGGTGAGCGGATTGACGATCCGGCCCGCGGCGAAGATGCCGAGCATGCGGCGCACCCGCACCTCACCCGTGGCCGGGTCAACGGCGACCTCAGCGAACTGGGCGCCGTAGGAGTGTCGTTCCTTCTGAGCGAGGGCGCCGAGGGCCGCGGTGGTGTCCGAGCGGACGGTGATGCCCCCCGGTGGGATGTCCGCGCCGAGCGCGAGCCGTTCCCGCAGTTCGGCGGAGGCGAGGGTGACCGCCCATGACCAGGAGCGGGTGCCCATGGAGCCACCGGCGATCCCGGCCATGCCGAGGTCGCTGTCGCCCAGGCGCACTTGGACGCGGTCCGGGGCCGCTCCCAACGCGTCCGCGGCGATCAGGGTGATAGCGGTCCGTGCCCCGGTGCCGATGTCCGACGCGTTGATCCGCACGGTGAAGCCGCCGTCCGCCTCGGCGGTCACGGACGCCGTGGAGGGCATGGCCCCGGACGGGAAGGAGGCCGCCGCGGTACCGGTGCCGAGCAGCCAGCGGCCGTCGCGACGCACTCCGGGGCGCGGGTCACGGTTGGCCCACCCGAACCGGCGGGCTCCCTCCCGGAAGCAGGCGAGGAGCCTGCGGGTGCTGAACGGCAGCCCCGACACCGGTCCCCGCTCGGGTTCGTTCCGTACGCGCAGCTCGATCGGGTCCAGGCCGCACTTCTCGGCGAGTTCGTCGAGCGCCGACTCCAGTGCGAACGACCCCGGCGCCTCACCCGGCGCGCGCATCCAGGTGGGGGTCGGCACGTCGAGCGGCACGACGTGGTTGGAGGTGTGGTGGGCGTCGGCGTCGTACAGCACCCGAGCCGGCGTCGCGCCGAGTTCGACGAAGTCGTGGACGGTCGAGGTGACGTTGAGGGAACGGTGTTGGAGGGCGCGCAGCCGACCGTCGGCGTCGGCGCCGAGCCTGACGCGCTGTGTGGTGGGGCTGCGGTAACCGGCGAGGGAGAACATCTGCCGGCGGGTCATGACGACCCGGACCGGCCGCTCAAGGACGGTCGCTGCCATCACGGCGGCCACTTGGTGGGCCCGGGCTCCCTTGGAGCCGAAGCCGCCGCCGACGTGTTCGGAGCGCACCCACACCGAGGTCGCGTCGAGCGAGAACAGCCTGGCGAGTTCGCTCGCGACCCAGAGGGTGCTCTGGTTGGAGTCGACGACTTCGAGCCGGCCGCCGTCCCAGCGGGCGCTGGCGGCGTGCGGCTCCATCGGGTGGTGGTGCTCCTCCGGGGTGGTGTATTCGGCGTCCACGACGACGGCGGACGCGGCGAGTTCGGCCTCCAGGTCGCCCTTCTCCGCCACCGCGGGCATGTGTGAGTCCACCGGGTACGCGTCCGCATGCGAGCCGCGGAAGTCGACGTCGTGCGGCTGCCGTTCGTAGTGGACGACCAAAGCCTCGGCGGCTTCCCTGGCCTGCTCGGACGTCTCGGCGACGACCAGTGCCACCGGCCAGCCCAGGTGCGGCACCCGGTCGTGCTGGAAGAGGGCCACGGTCGGGTCGGGCCGGGAACCCATCAGGCCGACGTAGTCGCTGTCGACGCGCGGGGCGTTGCCGTGGTGCAGAACGGTGAGAACACCCGGCATCCCGAGTACGCCGTCGGTCTCGACCGTACGGATCCGGCCGCGGGCCACGGTGGACAGCACCAGCCAGCCGTGGGCGAGTTCGGCGAAGGGGATCTCCCCCGCGTAGCGGGCCGCTCCGGTGACCTTGTCGCGGCCCTCCACCCGGGTGTGCGGGGCGCCTACGGACTTCTCGCGTGCCGTGGGGGCGGTGGTCATCGAGTGACCTCCTCGGTGAGTTCGGACAGCACGGCCACCACGAGGTTGCGCATCAAGGTCACCTTGTAGACGTTGTGGGGCAGTGGCCGCGCGGCCGCCAACTCGGCGTCCGCGGCCGCGGCGAAGGATTCCGTGTCGGCCGGCGCCCCGGTCAGGACACGTTCGGCCGTACGGGCCCGCCAGGGCCGGGACGCGACGGCCCCGAAGGCCAGGCGCACATCGTGTACGACGCCGTCCCGGACGTCGAGCGCGGCGGCGATCGAGCCGATGGCGAAGGCGTAGGAGGCGCGCTCGCGCACCTTGCGATAGCGGGAGCGGGCGGCCGTGGGCGTCGGCGGCAGGGTGACGGCGGTGATCAGCGCACCCGGCGGGAGCGCGGTCTCGCGGTGCGGGGTGTCACCCACCGGCAGATAGAAGTCCGTCAGCGCCGACTCGCCTGCACCGTCGGCAGTTTCGTACGAGACCACCGCGTCGAAGGCGGTCAGCGCCACCCCCATGTCCGAGGGGTGGGTGGCCACGCAGTGCTCGGAGGCGCCCAGGACGGCGTGGTTGTGGTGCTCGCCCTCGATCGCGGGGCAACCGCTGCCGGGGACGCGTTTGTTGCAGGGCTTGGTCACGTCGGCGAAGTAGCCGCAACGGGTGCGCTGGAGCAGGTTCCCGCCGACGGTGGCCATGTTGCGCAGCTGACCGGAGGCTCCGGCCAGCACCGCCTGCGTCAACGCCGGGTAGCGGCGCCGGACTTCGGGGTGTGCGGCCAGGTCGCTGTTGGTGACCGTCGCGCCGATGCGCAGACCGCCGTCCTCGGTGGACTCGATCCGGTCGAGGGGTAACTCCCGTACGTCGACCAGTCTTCCGGGCCATTCGACGCCGGCCTTCATCAGGTCGACAAGGTTGGTGCCGCCGCCGAGGAACCGTGCCTGCGGGTCGGCGTCGAGCAGCGCGAGGGCGCCGGAGACGTCGTGCGCGCGCTGGTAGCCGAACTCCCTCACGCCGCCACCTCCTCGGCGCTCACC
Protein-coding sequences here:
- a CDS encoding XdhC family protein encodes the protein MLDIAAELNRWMEEGRTFAVATVVTVSGSAPRAPGAALAVDSEGTVIGSVSGGCVEGAVYELCQQSLADGGTVLRRFGYSDEDAFAVGLTCGGVIDILITPVTPVTAEAPVLRSALSAAAGGGPVALARVVRGPADLLGRALLVHPDGAYEGGLGSHSDRDRTAAAEARAMLEGGRTGTVELSASGASWGSPRTESGGGSHCPGGLTLLVESSVPPPRMIVFGAIDFAAALVRAGKFLGYHVTVCDARPVFATRARLPEADDIVIDWPHRYLGRTATDERTVLCVLTHDAKFDVPLLTEALRLPVAYIGAMGSRRTHADRERRLREVGVTEGELARLRSPIGLDLGAHTPEETAVSIAAEIVATRRGGTGLPLTGSGTPIHRDTGEREAVVVA
- a CDS encoding MFS transporter; translated protein: MIDAGERSSVWRHREFRLLWGGQTVSEMGSDITVLALPLVALVLLDASAFQVGLLAAAETSAYLLVALPAGAIVDRVAKRRLMIWCNLALLLVIGSVPLAHAVDALTLAQLYAVALVSSVLSVFFTVAYQSYLPVLLDRDQLMDGNSKLAASQSVAQIAGPGAGAGLVTLVGPAGAMTVDALSFAVSAGSLTAIRTREPRRTRNEPGRRPTLRSQIRAGLTYVTRDTPSCATRWRSTAPPTSS
- a CDS encoding FAD binding domain-containing protein; translation: MREFGYQRAHDVSGALALLDADPQARFLGGGTNLVDLMKAGVEWPGRLVDVRELPLDRIESTEDGGLRIGATVTNSDLAAHPEVRRRYPALTQAVLAGASGQLRNMATVGGNLLQRTRCGYFADVTKPCNKRVPGSGCPAIEGEHHNHAVLGASEHCVATHPSDMGVALTAFDAVVSYETADGAGESALTDFYLPVGDTPHRETALPPGALITAVTLPPTPTAARSRYRKVRERASYAFAIGSIAAALDVRDGVVHDVRLAFGAVASRPWRARTAERVLTGAPADTESFAAAADAELAAARPLPHNVYKVTLMRNLVVAVLSELTEEVTR
- a CDS encoding xanthine dehydrogenase family protein molybdopterin-binding subunit, whose amino-acid sequence is MTTAPTAREKSVGAPHTRVEGRDKVTGAARYAGEIPFAELAHGWLVLSTVARGRIRTVETDGVLGMPGVLTVLHHGNAPRVDSDYVGLMGSRPDPTVALFQHDRVPHLGWPVALVVAETSEQAREAAEALVVHYERQPHDVDFRGSHADAYPVDSHMPAVAEKGDLEAELAASAVVVDAEYTTPEEHHHPMEPHAASARWDGGRLEVVDSNQSTLWVASELARLFSLDATSVWVRSEHVGGGFGSKGARAHQVAAVMAATVLERPVRVVMTRRQMFSLAGYRSPTTQRVRLGADADGRLRALQHRSLNVTSTVHDFVELGATPARVLYDADAHHTSNHVVPLDVPTPTWMRAPGEAPGSFALESALDELAEKCGLDPIELRVRNEPERGPVSGLPFSTRRLLACFREGARRFGWANRDPRPGVRRDGRWLLGTGTAAASFPSGAMPSTASVTAEADGGFTVRINASDIGTGARTAITLIAADALGAAPDRVQVRLGDSDLGMAGIAGGSMGTRSWSWAVTLASAELRERLALGADIPPGGITVRSDTTAALGALAQKERHSYGAQFAEVAVDPATGEVRVRRMLGIFAAGRIVNPLTARSQFVGGMTWGISMALHEEAVRDRATGGHYGADLAGYHVAAHADVPAVEADWIDDPDPDDPIGIRGIGEIGIVGAAAAIANAVWHATGVRHRHLPIRPDRVLLAGEPSA